A part of Helicobacter himalayensis genomic DNA contains:
- a CDS encoding hemolysin family protein, translating into MDPYHSGFLVLLAFILVFVNAFFVVSEFAIVKVRRSKLEELAKNGVKNVSLALKITSSLDTYLSATQLGITLASLALGWVSQDGIGKLITYFFAFAFDGENAIIHIISITISFVFITLLHVVLGELVPKSIAIAKTESMVLFIAKPLHYFWIAFYPFIHLFDLLALFFLKRLGITQAKEGELAHSEEELKIIVGESLKGGYIDSIEGEIIKNAVDFSDILAKEIMTPRKDMVCLNAKDSYEENLKIVLETNHTRYPYYTDSKDNILGMIHIRDLLESLVEKKERDMLSLVRKMIIVPESAHISEILTTMKRQQIHTALVVDEFGGTSGLLTMEDIIEEVMGDISDEHDLKVSEYKQLSENTYEVSGKLDIESFEEMLGVQIDETNDHLTIGGYIFGLLGRLPEVGDTCSAHSCEFEVIEMDNTRIQKLKVTKNPLPQSE; encoded by the coding sequence TTGGATCCATATCACTCGGGTTTTTTAGTCCTTTTGGCATTTATCTTAGTTTTTGTGAATGCTTTTTTTGTTGTCAGCGAGTTTGCTATTGTCAAAGTAAGAAGGTCAAAGCTTGAAGAGCTTGCAAAGAATGGCGTGAAAAATGTCTCTTTGGCACTTAAAATCACTTCAAGCCTTGATACTTATTTAAGTGCCACACAGCTTGGTATTACACTTGCTTCCTTAGCGCTTGGCTGGGTTAGTCAAGATGGTATTGGAAAGCTTATTACTTACTTTTTTGCTTTTGCTTTTGATGGTGAAAATGCCATTATTCATATTATCTCAATTACCATTTCTTTTGTGTTTATCACATTGCTTCATGTCGTGTTAGGCGAGCTTGTGCCAAAGTCTATCGCCATTGCAAAGACGGAATCTATGGTGCTTTTTATCGCAAAACCTTTGCATTATTTTTGGATTGCGTTTTATCCTTTTATTCATCTTTTTGATTTGCTTGCGCTTTTTTTCTTAAAAAGGCTTGGTATCACGCAGGCAAAAGAAGGCGAGCTCGCGCATTCTGAAGAAGAGCTTAAAATCATCGTTGGGGAGAGTCTAAAAGGTGGATACATAGATTCTATTGAAGGTGAGATTATCAAAAATGCGGTAGATTTTTCAGATATTTTGGCAAAAGAGATTATGACACCGCGCAAAGATATGGTGTGTCTCAACGCAAAAGATAGCTATGAGGAGAATCTAAAAATCGTGCTAGAGACCAACCACACACGCTATCCTTACTATACAGATTCTAAAGATAATATTTTAGGAATGATTCATATTCGTGACTTGCTTGAAAGTCTTGTGGAGAAAAAAGAGCGCGATATGCTTTCTCTTGTGCGTAAAATGATTATTGTCCCAGAATCTGCACATATCTCTGAAATCCTCACCACAATGAAACGTCAGCAAATTCACACTGCGCTTGTGGTTGATGAATTTGGCGGGACTTCGGGGCTTTTGACGATGGAGGATATTATCGAGGAAGTGATGGGTGATATTTCTGATGAGCACGATTTAAAAGTAAGCGAGTATAAGCAGCTAAGCGAAAACACCTATGAAGTAAGCGGAAAACTTGATATTGAAAGCTTTGAAGAAATGCTAGGTGTGCAAATTGATGAGACAAATGATCATCTCACAATTGGCGGATATATTTTTGGACTTTTGGGGCGTTTGCCAGAAGTTGGTGATACTTGCAGTGCGCATTCTTGCGAGTTTGAAGTAATTGAAATGGATAACACGCGCATTCAAAAGCTCAAAGTTACAAAAAATCCTTTGCCACAAAGCGAGTAA
- the metK gene encoding methionine adenosyltransferase — translation MKKSFLFTSESVTEGHPDKMADQISDAVLDYIISRDKNARVACETLVSNGFCVIAGELKTSVYAPMQEIARKVVQEIGYTDALYGFDYRSAAVLNGIGEQSPDINQGVDREDGEIGAGDQGLMFGFACRETPSLMPLPIWLSHRLTEGLAQARKSGKLPFLRPDGKSQVTVRYEDGVPVAIDTIVISTQHSPETQQSHLRDAVIEEVVQKVLPKEFLNDNIRYFVNPTGKFVIGGPQGDAGLTGRKIIVDTYGGSCPHGGGAFSGKDPSKVDRSAAYAARYVAKNLVASGVCDKATVQLAYAIGVVEPVSILVDSHGTGKVEDSKLTDCVQSIFRLTPKGIIESLDLLRPIYQKTAAYGHFGRELPEFSWERTDKIEAIKDFCGVK, via the coding sequence ATGAAAAAATCATTTCTTTTCACTTCAGAATCTGTAACCGAAGGGCATCCCGACAAAATGGCTGACCAAATCAGCGACGCAGTGCTTGACTATATCATCTCGCGTGATAAAAATGCGCGTGTGGCGTGCGAAACACTTGTAAGTAATGGCTTTTGCGTGATTGCTGGCGAGCTAAAAACAAGCGTATATGCACCAATGCAAGAAATCGCGCGCAAAGTCGTGCAAGAAATCGGCTACACAGACGCGCTCTATGGCTTTGATTACCGCTCTGCAGCCGTGCTAAATGGTATCGGTGAGCAAAGCCCGGATATCAATCAAGGCGTGGATAGAGAAGATGGCGAAATCGGCGCTGGCGACCAAGGGCTTATGTTTGGCTTTGCGTGTCGCGAGACGCCCTCACTTATGCCATTGCCTATTTGGCTCTCTCACCGCTTGACTGAAGGGCTAGCACAAGCGCGCAAAAGCGGGAAACTGCCATTTTTGCGCCCTGATGGCAAAAGTCAAGTAACCGTGCGCTATGAAGATGGCGTGCCAGTGGCGATTGATACAATCGTTATCTCCACACAGCACAGCCCAGAAACGCAACAAAGCCACCTGCGCGATGCGGTGATTGAGGAAGTCGTGCAAAAAGTGCTACCTAAAGAATTTCTAAACGATAATATCCGCTATTTTGTCAATCCCACAGGGAAATTTGTCATCGGCGGACCACAGGGCGATGCGGGCTTAACAGGGCGCAAAATTATCGTTGATACTTATGGCGGAAGTTGTCCGCACGGCGGGGGCGCATTTAGCGGGAAAGACCCTAGCAAAGTGGATAGAAGCGCAGCTTATGCAGCCAGATATGTGGCGAAAAACCTTGTGGCAAGCGGCGTGTGCGACAAAGCAACCGTGCAACTCGCCTATGCTATCGGCGTGGTAGAGCCTGTGTCGATTTTGGTGGATTCTCACGGAACGGGTAAGGTGGAAGATTCTAAACTCACTGATTGTGTGCAAAGCATTTTCCGCCTTACGCCAAAAGGCATTATAGAATCGCTTGATTTACTCCGCCCAATTTATCAAAAAACTGCGGCTTATGGGCATTTTGGACGCGAGCTACCAGAATTTAGCTGGGAGAGAACCGACAAAATCGAGGCAATCAAAGATTTCTGCGGGGTGAAATAA
- the rplI gene encoding 50S ribosomal protein L9: protein MKVLLIQNVQGLGKAGEICEVKDGYGQNFLIAKGKAKLATNEVINRYKHEQKQLEQKKALELAEQKQLASTLDSLTLSLSKKVGANNALFGSITKDEIAHALEAHSKVSIDKKWIVLNEPIKHLGTFKVGVKIGNGISAQLTLNVVAES from the coding sequence ATGAAAGTGTTATTGATACAAAATGTGCAAGGGCTTGGCAAAGCTGGCGAGATATGTGAGGTTAAAGATGGCTATGGACAGAATTTTCTTATCGCAAAGGGTAAGGCAAAGCTGGCGACAAATGAGGTTATAAACCGCTATAAACACGAGCAAAAACAGCTTGAACAGAAAAAAGCACTCGAGCTAGCTGAGCAAAAACAGCTCGCAAGCACACTAGATTCTCTCACGCTTAGTTTGAGTAAAAAGGTTGGCGCAAACAATGCGCTTTTTGGCTCGATTACAAAAGATGAGATTGCGCACGCGTTAGAGGCGCATTCAAAAGTGAGTATTGATAAAAAATGGATTGTGCTTAATGAGCCCATTAAGCACCTAGGGACTTTTAAGGTTGGTGTAAAAATTGGCAATGGCATAAGCGCGCAACTCACGCTTAATGTCGTAGCAGAATCTTAA
- the thiC gene encoding phosphomethylpyrimidine synthase ThiC: MTARAKNIQDKGTLQANTQLFHAKQGVITEQMQKVAQDENLSPELVRQEVARGRLIIPANINHTNLKPIGIGLVARTKINANIGSSSLASDINEEIEKTKISIKYGADTIMDLSTGGDLDSIRQAVIANSSAPIGTVPMYQILYDVKNDILKLDIDTMLKVIEKQAKQGVSYFTIHCGFLLEHLPLLSKRKMGIVSRGGSLMAAWMLHYHKQNPFYEYFDEILKICQRYDVSLSLGDSLRPGCLADASDKAQFGELEILGKLTRRAREACVQVMVEGPGHIPLNQIERNMELQKRYCDEAPFYVLGPLVTDIAAGYDHIASAIGASMAAWHGASMLCYVTPKEHLGLPNANDVREGIIAYKIAAHSADIARGRVNARLRDDAMSDARYGFDWNRQFELALDSERAREYHDESLPQEVFKDAEFCSMCGPKFCSYKISQELLKDRE; encoded by the coding sequence ATGACAGCAAGAGCAAAAAATATTCAAGATAAAGGCACATTGCAGGCAAATACGCAGCTTTTTCACGCAAAGCAAGGTGTGATTACAGAGCAAATGCAAAAAGTGGCACAAGATGAGAATCTTTCCCCAGAGCTTGTGCGCCAAGAAGTTGCGCGCGGAAGGCTTATAATCCCAGCAAATATAAACCACACAAACTTAAAACCCATAGGAATTGGCTTGGTTGCGCGCACTAAGATTAACGCAAATATCGGAAGCTCCTCGCTTGCAAGCGACATTAACGAAGAGATTGAAAAAACAAAAATCTCCATAAAATACGGCGCGGATACAATTATGGATTTAAGCACAGGTGGGGATTTGGATTCTATTAGGCAAGCTGTGATTGCAAACTCTAGCGCACCCATTGGCACCGTGCCGATGTATCAGATTCTCTATGATGTAAAAAATGATATTTTAAAGCTTGATATTGACACGATGCTAAAAGTCATTGAAAAGCAAGCAAAGCAAGGCGTGAGCTACTTTACAATCCATTGTGGCTTTTTGCTAGAACACTTACCTTTATTAAGCAAGCGCAAAATGGGGATTGTCTCGCGTGGAGGCAGTCTTATGGCGGCGTGGATGTTGCATTATCACAAGCAAAATCCTTTTTATGAATATTTTGATGAGATTCTCAAAATCTGCCAGCGCTATGATGTGAGTTTGTCGCTTGGAGATTCTCTGCGTCCGGGGTGCTTGGCTGATGCGAGTGATAAGGCGCAGTTTGGTGAGCTAGAGATTTTAGGCAAACTCACAAGGCGCGCGCGAGAGGCTTGTGTGCAGGTGATGGTGGAAGGTCCCGGGCATATCCCGCTCAATCAGATTGAGCGCAATATGGAGTTGCAAAAACGCTATTGTGATGAAGCGCCTTTTTATGTGCTAGGTCCGCTTGTTACAGATATTGCAGCGGGATATGACCATATCGCAAGTGCTATTGGCGCGAGTATGGCAGCGTGGCATGGTGCGAGTATGCTCTGCTATGTAACGCCAAAGGAGCATTTGGGTTTGCCAAATGCAAATGATGTGAGGGAGGGCATTATCGCGTATAAAATCGCCGCACACTCTGCGGACATCGCGCGTGGGCGCGTGAATGCGAGATTAAGAGATGATGCAATGAGTGATGCGCGCTATGGCTTTGATTGGAATAGGCAGTTTGAGCTAGCACTAGATTCTGAACGCGCGCGAGAATACCACGATGAATCCCTGCCTCAAGAGGTTTTCAAAGATGCGGAATTTTGCTCAATGTGCGGACCAAAATTTTGCAGTTATAAGATTTCACAGGAATTGCTAAAAGATAGAGAATAG
- a CDS encoding methyltransferase gives MWGNGSGSGSNEILCKDYVVFLQDFFKKHNIKSVVDVGCGDWQFSKNIDFSGIEYQGFDVASFVIKANNAKYQKPNVIFTQYNGDFTTLPSADLLLCKDVLQHLPNAKIQEFISILPRFKYALITNDMSDKNNDDILPTMARTLDLRAEPFNVLLEIVFQIQEEWGKANNVTKITMLWVNPNIKP, from the coding sequence ATGTGGGGCAATGGCTCTGGCAGCGGGTCAAATGAGATTTTATGCAAAGATTATGTTGTATTTTTGCAGGATTTTTTTAAAAAACATAATATAAAAAGCGTTGTTGATGTGGGTTGTGGCGATTGGCAGTTTTCAAAAAATATTGATTTTAGCGGGATAGAGTATCAAGGCTTTGATGTCGCGTCATTTGTCATCAAAGCAAATAACGCAAAATACCAAAAGCCAAATGTGATTTTCACACAATATAATGGCGATTTTACAACGCTCCCAAGTGCGGATTTGCTCCTTTGTAAAGATGTTTTACAACATTTACCAAATGCAAAGATACAAGAATTTATAAGTATTCTGCCAAGATTCAAATACGCGCTTATCACAAATGATATGAGCGACAAAAATAATGATGACATACTTCCGACAATGGCGCGCACACTTGACTTGCGCGCAGAGCCTTTTAATGTGCTGCTTGAAATTGTGTTTCAAATCCAAGAAGAATGGGGCAAGGCAAATAATGTTACAAAAATCACTATGCTTTGGGTAAATCCAAACATAAAGCCTTAA
- a CDS encoding inorganic phosphate transporter — protein MDIKVVKQIEKANQNNLSDSIKISIVLVFFIVVSLIAIVFGASANVLVLVFSAVIGAYMAMNIGANDVANNVGPAVGSKAITLLGAIAIAAIFEALGAIVAGADVVDTIKSGIIAPESVKDSRIFICVMLGALLSSALWLHLATFIGAPVSTTHSLVGGILGAGIMAGGFSVVNWTALGRIASSWIISPVMGGVIAVLFLVLIKNTITYKENKQAAAELVVPLLIFLMSFAFVLYMLMKGLKQILPISFSLALVVSFVIALVVYFIARPLVSKKVQTLTNTKEDIGTLFTIPLIFAAAMLSFAHGANDVSNAIGPLAAINQALDSLGGELSGSKAGVPLWVLFIGGLGISIGLALYGPRLIRTVGNEITELDKIRAFCVAMSAAITVLVASQLGLPVSSTHVTIGAIFGVGFLREYLKKRYYEMQQTIIDAHRGKDSAEVERFLTNFNKASVKQKGEILKSLKTNKSKYALSFSKKEKKNLKKAYKHELVKRSAINKIVASWLITVPVSAVLGGVACYIAMSIDFVI, from the coding sequence ATGGATATTAAGGTTGTTAAACAGATTGAAAAGGCAAACCAAAACAACTTGAGTGATAGCATTAAAATTAGCATTGTGTTGGTGTTTTTTATTGTTGTTTCGCTCATAGCTATTGTGTTTGGAGCGAGTGCAAATGTGTTAGTGCTGGTGTTTTCGGCGGTTATTGGCGCGTATATGGCGATGAATATCGGCGCAAATGATGTGGCAAACAATGTCGGTCCGGCTGTGGGTTCAAAAGCTATTACACTACTTGGCGCGATTGCCATAGCAGCAATTTTTGAAGCACTTGGTGCGATTGTGGCGGGTGCTGATGTGGTCGATACGATAAAATCTGGAATTATTGCCCCCGAATCTGTGAAAGATTCTAGGATTTTTATTTGCGTGATGCTTGGTGCACTACTTTCTTCTGCGCTGTGGTTACATTTGGCAACTTTTATTGGCGCGCCTGTTTCTACGACGCATTCCCTTGTGGGTGGGATTTTGGGCGCTGGCATTATGGCTGGTGGCTTTAGTGTGGTGAATTGGACGGCGCTTGGACGCATCGCTTCTAGTTGGATTATTTCGCCTGTTATGGGGGGTGTGATTGCAGTGCTGTTTTTGGTGTTGATTAAAAATACTATTACTTACAAAGAAAACAAGCAAGCCGCTGCAGAGCTTGTCGTGCCACTACTGATTTTTCTTATGTCATTTGCTTTTGTGCTTTATATGTTGATGAAGGGCTTAAAGCAGATTCTACCTATTAGCTTTAGTTTAGCACTTGTTGTGTCGTTTGTAATTGCACTTGTTGTGTATTTTATCGCGCGTCCTTTGGTGTCAAAAAAGGTGCAAACTTTGACAAATACAAAAGAGGATATTGGCACGCTTTTTACTATTCCGCTTATCTTTGCTGCGGCGATGTTAAGCTTCGCACACGGCGCAAATGATGTTTCAAATGCCATTGGACCGCTTGCCGCGATTAATCAAGCGCTAGATTCTCTAGGTGGTGAGCTTTCAGGAAGTAAGGCTGGCGTGCCACTCTGGGTGCTTTTTATCGGTGGGCTTGGGATTTCAATCGGGCTTGCGCTTTATGGTCCGCGTCTTATCCGCACGGTGGGAAATGAGATTACCGAGCTTGATAAAATTCGCGCGTTTTGTGTGGCGATGAGTGCGGCGATAACCGTCCTAGTTGCTTCGCAGTTAGGCTTGCCGGTGAGTTCTACGCATGTAACTATTGGCGCGATTTTTGGCGTTGGATTTTTGAGAGAATATCTTAAAAAGCGCTATTATGAAATGCAGCAAACCATTATAGACGCACACAGAGGGAAAGATTCTGCAGAAGTGGAGCGCTTTTTGACAAACTTTAATAAAGCAAGCGTGAAACAAAAAGGTGAGATTCTCAAATCCTTGAAAACTAATAAGAGCAAATACGCGCTTAGCTTCAGCAAAAAGGAAAAAAAGAATCTCAAAAAGGCTTACAAACATGAGCTTGTCAAACGTAGCGCGATAAATAAAATTGTCGCTTCGTGGCTTATAACCGTGCCTGTTTCAGCGGTGCTTGGCGGGGTTGCGTGCTATATTGCTATGAGTATTGATTTTGTAATTTAG
- a CDS encoding M48 family metallopeptidase: MFKVTIIKRIKRSARLSVKDSQNVILSVPKNYTKAHCKQIIEQNRVWIESQIEKFQQQEAHFHSLRQNAQILYFGQWRKKEEFANPAKELKSALENFLHNECENLAKLMGVEFGKLKTKKAKSYFGLCTHKNDLSFSLMLCFAPKECVRYVVVHELAHITHKNHSKAFWNLVGTFCADYKLLRASLRQNASLYKNLLQEIFT, from the coding sequence ATGTTTAAGGTAACCATCATAAAACGTATAAAACGCAGTGCGCGCTTAAGTGTGAAGGATTCTCAAAATGTCATTTTAAGCGTGCCAAAAAACTACACAAAAGCCCATTGCAAGCAAATAATCGAGCAAAACCGCGTATGGATAGAATCCCAAATTGAAAAATTCCAACAACAAGAAGCGCATTTTCATTCCTTGCGTCAAAATGCTCAGATTCTCTATTTTGGGCAATGGCGCAAAAAAGAGGAGTTTGCAAATCCTGCTAAAGAGCTAAAAAGCGCACTTGAAAATTTCTTACATAATGAATGTGAGAATCTTGCAAAGCTTATGGGTGTGGAGTTTGGGAAACTAAAAACAAAAAAAGCAAAAAGTTATTTTGGGCTTTGCACACATAAGAATGATTTGTCCTTTTCGCTTATGCTTTGCTTCGCGCCAAAAGAGTGCGTGCGCTATGTGGTAGTGCATGAGCTTGCGCATATCACGCATAAAAACCACTCAAAAGCTTTTTGGAATCTTGTTGGCACATTTTGCGCAGATTATAAACTTCTGCGCGCGAGTTTGCGCCAAAATGCCTCACTTTACAAGAATCTACTTCAGGAAATTTTTACTTAA
- a CDS encoding bifunctional 2-C-methyl-D-erythritol 4-phosphate cytidylyltransferase/2-C-methyl-D-erythritol 2,4-cyclodiphosphate synthase yields the protein MSLLNAPRPLPCTIALVLMAAGNSERFANSNQESNLSNFVNPKARFIKKQWLRIGERALWQEVARNFCAHYAFSEVVITASKQDLFYMRNISEHTIVLGGDSRAQSLKNALEVVKSDFVLVSDVARCNVDFSVVERLLACIDSVESKICAVPYLNVADTAFYKESYLQRESLKLIQTPQLSHTQTLKKLLDSEYYAKFSDESSAFFESGLEVKFVAGSRQLHKLTFGEDLEILQSLGVASAENIIGSGFDVHGFEEGKEMVLGGVNIESPIGFKAHSDGDVALHALSDAILGAMNAGDIGQWFPDTSEEFRGADSKKLLQELYYYARSVGFEVVRCDLTILAQAPKIAPFKQAMKECIAKLLEIEVANVSIKASTTEGLGFIGRKEGVAVSALVTLRAIDWRRI from the coding sequence ATGTCTTTATTGAACGCGCCTCGACCTTTGCCTTGCACAATCGCTTTAGTCTTAATGGCGGCTGGAAATAGCGAGCGTTTTGCAAACTCTAATCAAGAATCTAACCTTTCAAATTTTGTCAATCCCAAAGCGCGCTTTATCAAAAAGCAGTGGCTTCGTATCGGTGAAAGGGCGTTGTGGCAGGAAGTAGCGCGGAATTTTTGCGCGCATTATGCCTTTAGCGAGGTTGTCATCACGGCTTCAAAGCAAGATTTGTTTTATATGCGAAATATAAGTGAGCATACTATTGTGTTGGGCGGAGATTCTCGCGCACAAAGTCTAAAAAACGCGCTTGAAGTGGTGAAAAGCGATTTTGTGCTAGTGAGTGATGTGGCGCGATGTAATGTTGATTTTAGTGTGGTTGAGCGACTTTTGGCGTGTATTGATTCTGTGGAATCTAAAATATGCGCTGTGCCTTATCTAAACGTGGCAGACACGGCATTTTATAAAGAATCTTATTTGCAAAGAGAATCTTTAAAACTTATCCAAACACCCCAACTTAGCCACACGCAAACTCTTAAAAAACTTTTAGATTCTGAATATTATGCAAAGTTTAGCGATGAAAGCTCCGCATTTTTTGAATCTGGTTTAGAAGTGAAGTTTGTCGCGGGTAGCAGGCAATTACACAAGCTTACTTTTGGTGAGGATTTGGAAATATTGCAATCTCTTGGCGTGGCAAGTGCTGAAAATATCATTGGTAGTGGCTTTGATGTGCATGGCTTTGAAGAGGGCAAAGAAATGGTGCTAGGAGGCGTGAATATAGAATCTCCTATTGGCTTCAAAGCCCATAGCGATGGCGATGTCGCGCTTCACGCGCTAAGTGATGCGATTTTAGGCGCGATGAATGCCGGTGATATTGGGCAGTGGTTTCCAGATACGAGCGAAGAATTTAGGGGCGCAGATTCTAAAAAACTTTTGCAGGAGCTGTATTATTATGCGCGTAGCGTGGGCTTTGAAGTCGTGCGCTGTGATTTGACAATCTTAGCCCAAGCTCCGAAAATCGCGCCTTTCAAGCAAGCAATGAAAGAATGTATCGCAAAGCTTTTGGAAATCGAGGTTGCAAATGTCAGCATTAAGGCAAGCACGACAGAAGGGCTGGGCTTTATCGGGCGGAAAGAGGGCGTAGCAGTGAGTGCATTAGTGACTTTACGCGCAATTGATTGGCGTAGAATCTAG
- a CDS encoding ankyrin repeat domain-containing protein produces the protein MQKDSKKAQGTQGVQDSALSKEEREKLERLCAQSFDFARADDEKSLKILLDSGLNVNLANEQGNTLLMLAAYNNSLTCARTLLERGADVDRRNDRGQTPLAGVCFKGYYEMAKLLIEYGADVDSDGALSPMNCAIIFQRNEILKLLRQHSRKKPSLLQKISFYFLTKFRKK, from the coding sequence GTGCAAAAAGATTCTAAAAAAGCGCAAGGTACTCAAGGTGTGCAGGATTCTGCTTTAAGCAAAGAAGAGCGTGAGAAGCTTGAAAGGCTATGCGCGCAGAGTTTTGACTTTGCCCGTGCTGATGATGAAAAGTCGCTAAAAATACTGCTAGATTCTGGATTGAATGTCAATCTCGCCAATGAGCAGGGAAATACGCTCCTTATGCTTGCGGCGTATAATAATAGCTTGACGTGCGCGCGCACACTCCTTGAACGCGGGGCAGATGTGGATAGGCGCAATGATAGAGGGCAAACTCCGCTTGCTGGCGTGTGTTTTAAGGGCTATTATGAAATGGCGAAGTTGCTTATTGAGTATGGTGCAGATGTGGATAGCGATGGCGCGCTAAGTCCGATGAATTGCGCGATTATCTTTCAACGCAATGAGATACTTAAACTTTTGCGCCAACATTCACGCAAAAAGCCCTCGCTCTTGCAAAAAATTAGCTTTTATTTTTTGACAAAATTTAGAAAAAAGTAA
- a CDS encoding response regulator: MKILIIESETYLAQGIVNRLNDFQFECVSIGSLSDVDKKEHFDVVLASLESIDNNYLELLKRFSKAIIILMINYINDDTVTKPLQNGIADYIVKPFMIDELVRKIQHYKSYQDLTHEVSFYRDYFKFIQKELATPDPIAYNPPFVIKTNSQRSADIYAMRYAREKNVTFSFLTLKEDRWKQVFRNQPSKNEIFYITNLEELKKSEVKDFLDMALKFSCIISIISNEKVAFPQVVDISGYSNSLELGGKILSVKEYERIIIAKFESRYPDIELAKRLGMSRKSLWEKRKKYGLTRKKDGKQE, encoded by the coding sequence ATGAAAATTTTGATTATTGAGAGCGAAACCTATTTAGCGCAGGGAATTGTGAATAGGCTGAATGATTTTCAATTTGAATGCGTAAGTATCGGGTCGCTTAGCGATGTGGATAAAAAAGAGCATTTTGATGTCGTGCTTGCCTCGCTTGAGAGCATTGACAATAATTACCTCGAGCTTTTGAAGCGTTTTAGTAAGGCGATTATTATTTTAATGATAAATTATATCAATGATGATACGGTTACAAAGCCCCTGCAGAACGGCATTGCAGATTATATTGTGAAGCCTTTTATGATTGATGAGCTTGTGCGTAAAATCCAACATTACAAGTCCTATCAAGATTTAACACACGAAGTAAGCTTTTATCGTGATTATTTTAAATTTATCCAAAAAGAACTCGCCACGCCCGACCCAATCGCCTATAACCCACCCTTTGTGATTAAGACAAATTCCCAACGCAGTGCAGATATTTACGCTATGCGTTATGCACGTGAAAAAAATGTTACTTTTTCATTTTTGACGCTTAAAGAAGACCGCTGGAAACAGGTTTTTAGAAATCAGCCTAGCAAAAATGAGATTTTTTATATCACAAATTTAGAAGAGCTTAAAAAGTCCGAAGTGAAGGACTTTTTAGATATGGCATTAAAATTTAGCTGCATTATTTCAATCATTTCAAATGAAAAGGTGGCATTTCCACAGGTTGTGGATATTTCTGGTTATTCAAATAGCCTTGAGCTTGGAGGGAAGATTCTTTCCGTGAAAGAATATGAGCGCATTATCATCGCAAAATTTGAAAGTCGATATCCAGATATTGAGCTCGCAAAAAGGCTTGGAATGAGCCGCAAAAGCCTATGGGAAAAGCGCAAAAAATATGGACTTACGCGCAAAAAAGACGGAAAGCAGGAATAA